In a single window of the Mesorhizobium shangrilense genome:
- a CDS encoding MBL fold metallo-hydrolase → MAKRESKPKGARSKTGAAAPSPAATAAAAARATPPALTVRHYCQGIGDCHLLTFFKDDGRPFRMLIDCGIHSSVSGGSDLIDAIATDIRDVTGRSIDVLVVTHEHWDHVSGFSTAGEIFQSIPVGEVWMAWTEDPDDADAREFDMFRAQAVSALQGASRRMEAAGETSFHMFSLGKGLQSVLGFQFGAKGEKVRAARDAAARLGTTQPPRYLEPSAAPITLPGVPNLKVYVLGPPRDRKLLRLEEKADEMFPLADLKGWALGRMLAAGLAASAGEVGPLPGEDAPFDYNIGTPLADALNGHAGAISDFVNRHYSGPVPQPEPPAERKRAKRVVDQNLLDQSWRRIDADWLGIAADLALQLDRGVNNTSLVLAFEIGSAGRVFLFPGDAQIGNWLSWKDVSWPVDTGTVTAADLLARTVYLKVAHHGSHNATPRRNGLDLITARDLSAFVPVSEESARKVGWSEMPFQSILTALASKTSGRVVRADDPWIGASGGVPGFTTPSGSILAVRSGVIKGSAARWVEFDLA, encoded by the coding sequence ATGGCTAAGAGGGAAAGCAAGCCCAAAGGCGCCCGATCGAAGACGGGAGCAGCGGCCCCCTCCCCTGCCGCTACGGCAGCGGCGGCCGCGCGCGCCACGCCGCCTGCCCTGACCGTGCGCCATTACTGCCAGGGCATCGGCGACTGCCACCTCCTCACCTTCTTCAAGGACGACGGCAGGCCCTTCCGGATGCTGATCGATTGCGGCATCCACTCCTCGGTCAGCGGCGGTTCGGATCTGATCGACGCGATCGCGACCGACATACGCGACGTCACCGGGCGTTCGATCGACGTGCTCGTCGTGACACACGAGCATTGGGATCACGTCTCGGGTTTCTCAACGGCGGGAGAGATCTTCCAAAGCATCCCCGTCGGCGAGGTGTGGATGGCGTGGACGGAAGATCCGGACGATGCCGACGCCAGGGAGTTCGACATGTTCCGCGCGCAGGCGGTTTCGGCGCTGCAGGGGGCGAGCCGCCGGATGGAAGCTGCTGGAGAAACCAGCTTCCATATGTTCAGCCTCGGAAAGGGCCTGCAATCCGTTCTCGGCTTCCAGTTCGGAGCCAAGGGCGAAAAAGTGCGCGCTGCCCGCGACGCGGCGGCCAGACTTGGCACGACGCAACCGCCCCGCTACCTGGAGCCCAGCGCCGCGCCGATCACCCTGCCGGGCGTACCCAATCTCAAGGTCTACGTACTCGGGCCGCCGCGCGACAGGAAGCTCCTCAGGTTGGAGGAGAAGGCGGACGAGATGTTCCCGCTTGCGGACCTGAAGGGTTGGGCGCTCGGAAGGATGCTCGCGGCAGGACTTGCGGCCTCGGCGGGAGAGGTCGGCCCGCTGCCCGGCGAGGACGCCCCGTTCGACTACAATATCGGCACGCCGCTTGCCGACGCTCTGAACGGCCATGCCGGCGCGATCTCGGATTTCGTGAACCGGCACTATTCCGGGCCGGTTCCGCAACCCGAGCCGCCGGCGGAGCGGAAGCGCGCCAAGCGCGTCGTGGACCAGAATCTCCTCGATCAATCCTGGCGGCGCATCGACGCCGACTGGCTGGGCATCGCCGCCGATCTCGCCCTGCAGCTCGACCGCGGGGTGAACAACACGAGCTTGGTGCTTGCGTTCGAGATCGGCAGCGCGGGCCGCGTCTTCCTGTTCCCCGGCGACGCCCAGATCGGCAACTGGCTCAGCTGGAAGGATGTGAGCTGGCCGGTCGACACTGGCACGGTGACGGCCGCCGACCTTTTGGCGCGCACGGTCTATCTCAAGGTGGCCCATCACGGCAGTCACAACGCCACGCCGCGCCGGAACGGCCTCGACCTGATAACGGCCCGCGACCTCTCGGCGTTCGTTCCCGTGAGCGAAGAGAGCGCGAGGAAGGTCGGCTGGAGCGAAATGCCGTTCCAGTCGATCCTGACGGCGCTGGCCTCGAAGACCAGCGGGCGCGTGGTTCGCGCCGACGATCCGTGGATCGGCGCGTCCGGCGGCGTCCCGGGATTCACGACGCCATCCGGATCGATCCTGGCGGTGCGCAGCGGTGTCATCAAGGGCAGTGCAGCCCGCTGGGTGGAGTTCGATCTCGCCTGA
- a CDS encoding histone deacetylase: MPLQIVSHPDYDAGFPASHRFPMGKYGALIEALSARGLMNAAERPAKPPPEWLKLAHDPTYVEQVLACTVPPGIEREIGFAIGERVSLRAQLASAGTILAARLALAHGIACNAAGGSHHARRAHGAGFCTFNDVAIASLLLLSEGAVGNVLVVDLDVHQGDGTAEILAAEERAFTFSMHGDRNYPVRKAKSDWDIPLPDGMSDEAYLATLREALPKLAGLRPWDLVFYNAGVDPHGEDRLGRLAMTDAGLRARERLVIECFRARRVPVCGVLGGGYSPDVRALAERHAILFEVAAEFG; this comes from the coding sequence ATGCCGCTCCAGATCGTCAGCCACCCTGACTACGATGCAGGATTTCCCGCCAGCCACCGGTTCCCGATGGGGAAGTACGGCGCCTTGATCGAGGCGTTGTCGGCGCGGGGGCTGATGAACGCCGCCGAACGGCCGGCCAAGCCACCACCGGAATGGCTGAAACTCGCCCATGACCCCACCTATGTCGAGCAGGTGCTGGCGTGCACGGTTCCCCCGGGCATCGAGCGCGAGATCGGCTTTGCGATCGGCGAGCGGGTCTCGCTGCGCGCCCAGCTCGCCAGCGCGGGCACGATCCTGGCGGCGCGGCTGGCGCTCGCCCACGGCATCGCCTGCAACGCGGCCGGCGGCAGCCACCATGCGCGCCGTGCGCACGGCGCCGGCTTCTGCACCTTCAACGACGTGGCGATCGCCAGCCTGCTGCTGCTGTCGGAGGGCGCAGTGGGGAACGTGCTCGTGGTCGACCTCGACGTGCACCAAGGCGACGGAACAGCGGAGATCCTCGCGGCCGAGGAGCGCGCGTTCACCTTCTCAATGCACGGCGACAGGAACTATCCCGTGCGCAAGGCCAAGTCCGATTGGGACATACCGCTGCCGGACGGCATGAGTGACGAGGCCTATCTCGCCACGCTGCGCGAGGCCCTGCCGAAACTGGCGGGTCTGCGGCCATGGGATCTCGTCTTCTACAACGCCGGCGTCGACCCGCACGGGGAGGATAGGCTCGGGCGGCTCGCCATGACCGACGCCGGCCTTAGAGCGCGCGAACGTCTGGTCATCGAGTGTTTCCGCGCGCGACGCGTGCCGGTCTGCGGCGTACTCGGCGGCGGCTACAGTCCGGATGTGCGCGCCCTGGCCGAGCGCCACGCCATTCTCTTCGAGGTGGCCGCGGAGTTCGGGTGA
- a CDS encoding DUF6460 domain-containing protein, with amino-acid sequence MQGLTRFLGDSPLKVLLKLVVVSFLVGLVMSAFGWTPLDIVYGIQALFERIWNMGFATLDRFLSYMLLGAAIVVPLFLIIRITRFRS; translated from the coding sequence ATGCAAGGCCTCACCCGGTTCCTCGGCGACTCGCCGCTCAAAGTGCTGCTGAAACTCGTCGTCGTCTCGTTTCTGGTCGGCCTGGTCATGAGCGCATTCGGCTGGACGCCCCTCGATATCGTCTATGGCATCCAGGCCTTGTTCGAGCGCATCTGGAACATGGGCTTCGCCACGCTCGACCGTTTCCTGAGCTACATGCTGCTCGGCGCGGCAATCGTGGTGCCGCTCTTCCTGATCATCCGCATCACGCGCTTCCGAAGCTGA
- a CDS encoding Arm DNA-binding domain-containing protein has translation MALTDIQARNARADEKPRKLSDSAGLYLYISTTGVKSWRLDYSYAGKRRTLTLGTYPQLGLANARELRDRAKGKLAEGIDPSLAKKREQLAIKAAAGTTFGLERRAFRHTRRP, from the coding sequence ATGGCGCTCACAGATATCCAGGCTCGTAACGCTAGGGCTGATGAGAAGCCCCGCAAGTTGTCCGATAGCGCGGGCCTTTACCTCTACATTTCTACAACCGGCGTGAAGTCGTGGCGGCTCGACTACAGCTATGCCGGAAAGCGCAGAACGCTCACCTTGGGGACTTATCCACAGCTCGGCTTGGCGAATGCCCGCGAATTGCGTGATCGCGCGAAGGGGAAACTTGCCGAGGGGATCGATCCGTCTCTAGCCAAGAAGCGCGAGCAACTCGCGATTAAAGCCGCCGCGGGAACCACGTTCGGGCTAGAGCGGCGTGCATTCAGGCATACCCGGCGGCCTTGA
- a CDS encoding reverse transcriptase domain-containing protein → MAIHNYERRFELKPGKFVYIQRKDAVVRGRAAIKQILKRYKPHRIFFHFKRHGGHVAALRMHQGSAFFSRFDITNFFGQVTRTKVYRALRQTGFPQPRAFNIAVDGVVVEGLKKVVPYGFCQSPMLATLVLELSHLGSQLRQLSDAGFLVSVYMDDILISCDDQVVLAEVSDAVTSAAEMAGFPLSKNKLAVAVAGVDSFNCHLAAKKITVLDDRMRQFVDDHVVASEAGKAAIEKYVGALSKNELARLQSLL, encoded by the coding sequence ATGGCGATCCACAACTACGAGAGGCGCTTCGAGCTAAAGCCGGGTAAGTTCGTCTACATTCAGCGCAAGGACGCAGTTGTTAGGGGTCGAGCGGCGATCAAACAGATCCTAAAGCGATACAAGCCGCATCGGATTTTCTTTCACTTCAAACGTCACGGTGGCCACGTCGCGGCGCTGCGCATGCACCAAGGGAGCGCATTCTTCTCCCGATTCGACATCACGAACTTCTTTGGACAGGTAACGCGAACGAAGGTCTACCGCGCCCTACGCCAGACCGGTTTTCCTCAGCCGCGAGCGTTCAACATCGCTGTCGATGGTGTCGTGGTCGAGGGATTGAAGAAAGTCGTCCCGTATGGCTTCTGCCAGTCGCCGATGCTCGCGACACTGGTTTTGGAACTATCGCATCTGGGTAGCCAACTAAGGCAATTATCTGACGCAGGCTTCCTTGTGTCAGTTTACATGGACGACATCCTGATCTCTTGCGACGATCAAGTCGTTCTGGCCGAGGTATCTGATGCCGTGACCTCCGCCGCAGAGATGGCCGGTTTTCCCCTGTCGAAAAACAAGCTCGCAGTCGCGGTAGCAGGCGTCGATAGCTTCAACTGCCATCTGGCGGCAAAGAAAATCACTGTTCTTGACGACCGCATGCGGCAGTTCGTGGACGATCACGTTGTGGCGTCGGAAGCGGGAAAGGCTGCAATAGAGAAATATGTCGGAGCCTTGTCCAAGAACGAGTTGGCACGTCTTCAATCCCTGCTCTGA
- a CDS encoding recombinase family protein: MARIGYARVSTTDQDLDLQVAKLQAEGCSIIRSEKVSGATRQGRAELATIIEFLRFGDELVVTRLDRLGRDTRDVLNLIHECEQRGAFVTVLDPHVSTRGGMGHLVLTVLGMVAQMERRFIKERQREGIELAKAQGTYTGGKRRLDRRRITEMAAAATPVAKIAVAMGCSRMQIYRILNGGTDAR, translated from the coding sequence ATGGCTCGTATTGGCTACGCACGCGTCAGCACGACCGATCAAGATCTCGACTTGCAGGTAGCGAAGCTGCAGGCTGAGGGTTGCAGCATTATTCGGTCAGAAAAGGTCTCCGGGGCTACTCGGCAGGGCCGAGCCGAACTAGCCACGATCATTGAGTTTCTGAGATTCGGTGACGAACTGGTGGTGACCCGGCTCGACCGGCTTGGCCGCGACACGCGCGACGTGCTGAACCTGATCCATGAGTGCGAACAGAGAGGTGCCTTCGTCACCGTGCTCGACCCGCATGTCTCGACGCGCGGTGGGATGGGGCATCTTGTACTGACGGTGCTGGGTATGGTCGCCCAGATGGAGCGGCGCTTCATCAAGGAGCGTCAGCGCGAGGGTATTGAGCTTGCCAAAGCGCAGGGCACCTACACTGGGGGCAAACGTCGACTTGATCGGCGGCGCATTACGGAAATGGCTGCGGCGGCCACGCCGGTGGCGAAGATAGCCGTCGCGATGGGTTGTTCACGGATGCAGATCTATCGAATCCTGAATGGTGGAACTGATGCCCGCTGA
- a CDS encoding VPA1262 family N-terminal domain-containing protein yields MIDQQISNLDAYHSAIVRIATVRDNSGGGHAYLLFASIELIAAGRPVPESTPTNERGLPHVYRSKATDLNLAFRRVALDAVGAVAWYRSLAQNPTLPIPQLEAERGKYDGTAIRAAPLVDEPTWPSLSTPLADPTLFGSADDFYPTPFIGPGARPARVHRQLAARTPLIERVIEDPDVRTWLRQRIHFDVARHDELVGGAVLVVPDPDVRAVRTFMTRNADGQEHLVGEVLARRGRTLRDLTLTLFEERFGAMHLFNTSKVANTLVIVPTSDQLEHTGHALSHIERGLVDQRKALPYIRSIGLNMGVIGRRVRIETQEGRRKASKPVAHDINEVTRATDTIGLRSASTTPRDAISRFYESSERRQQQRLARRQDLQWFDRRDTALSFIRGRIGNARETVLIIDPYADGKDLFDFGHFVTRVDIQLRLLTSSLPFKNDSMMQAGFREALRSFSKRGLPTPEIKIMRGGKKPPIHDRFLLIDGDVWLSGNSLNTIGTRASVMIKLPDPGAVRKRLERLFAEAKSISIEGRGQ; encoded by the coding sequence TTGATTGACCAGCAGATATCGAACCTCGACGCTTATCATAGTGCTATCGTTCGAATCGCAACTGTTCGTGACAATTCTGGTGGGGGGCATGCTTACCTCCTCTTCGCTAGCATCGAGTTGATTGCGGCAGGCCGGCCCGTGCCTGAAAGCACTCCGACTAACGAAAGGGGCTTGCCACACGTTTATCGTTCTAAGGCGACTGATCTCAACCTAGCATTTCGCCGAGTAGCTCTGGACGCAGTGGGCGCAGTGGCGTGGTATCGGTCACTGGCTCAAAATCCGACGCTTCCAATACCTCAACTTGAAGCTGAGAGGGGGAAGTACGACGGGACAGCGATAAGAGCTGCGCCGCTGGTTGACGAGCCAACATGGCCATCGCTCTCAACGCCCTTAGCAGACCCAACGCTGTTCGGATCGGCAGACGACTTTTATCCAACACCATTCATTGGCCCGGGTGCCCGTCCGGCACGGGTTCACCGTCAGCTTGCAGCGCGGACACCGCTTATCGAGCGCGTGATTGAAGATCCCGATGTGCGGACTTGGCTACGGCAGCGGATTCACTTCGATGTCGCACGTCATGATGAACTGGTCGGTGGCGCGGTGCTTGTGGTGCCTGATCCCGACGTACGCGCCGTCCGTACGTTCATGACGCGCAACGCGGATGGACAGGAGCATCTGGTTGGAGAAGTCTTGGCGCGCCGTGGTCGTACGTTGCGCGACCTGACCTTGACGCTCTTCGAAGAGCGATTCGGTGCGATGCATCTCTTCAACACCTCAAAGGTCGCAAACACTCTAGTGATCGTGCCCACCAGCGATCAGTTGGAGCACACCGGCCATGCCCTGTCTCATATCGAACGCGGTCTGGTCGATCAGCGGAAGGCGCTGCCATACATCAGATCGATTGGTCTCAACATGGGAGTTATCGGCCGACGCGTGCGTATTGAGACCCAAGAGGGACGGCGCAAAGCCTCTAAGCCGGTCGCTCATGATATCAATGAGGTAACACGTGCGACTGATACTATTGGCCTTCGATCTGCTAGCACTACCCCGCGTGATGCTATCTCGCGCTTCTACGAAAGCTCGGAGAGACGGCAACAACAGCGGCTTGCCCGCCGCCAAGATCTACAATGGTTCGACAGGCGCGATACGGCGCTGAGCTTCATCCGTGGCCGGATTGGCAACGCCCGCGAAACGGTCCTCATCATCGACCCTTATGCAGATGGAAAAGACCTTTTCGACTTCGGGCATTTCGTTACACGCGTCGATATCCAGCTTCGCCTGCTTACTTCTAGCTTGCCGTTCAAGAACGATAGCATGATGCAAGCTGGGTTCAGAGAAGCGCTACGGAGTTTCTCGAAACGGGGCTTGCCCACACCTGAGATCAAGATCATGCGGGGTGGGAAGAAACCGCCAATTCACGACCGATTCCTCTTGATCGATGGCGATGTTTGGCTCTCAGGAAATTCGCTAAACACGATAGGGACGCGGGCCAGTGTTATGATTAAATTACCGGATCCGGGCGCCGTGCGCAAACGCTTGGAGCGCCTGTTTGCCGAAGCAAAGTCGATCTCGATTGAGGGGCGCGGCCAATGA
- a CDS encoding cytidylyltransferase domain-containing protein, producing the protein MADHGSVLAVIPARAGSKGLPGKNIIDFHGRPLIEWTIRAARESGCCDTVLVSTDGQDIADKAIEAGAFVPWLRPAHLSDDKASSISVVLHALEQFPARTVILLQPTSPLRTATDISACFDLHVATGRPVVSVSPAKPWLFAKAADGRISPALEFAAQRQDAEFVAPNGAVYVFDADYLRSGRTWWEDAVAYTMPVERSIDIDTPHDLAVAKALFA; encoded by the coding sequence ATGGCTGACCATGGTTCCGTGCTGGCGGTAATTCCGGCGCGCGCAGGGTCCAAGGGACTGCCGGGCAAGAACATCATCGATTTCCACGGCCGCCCTCTCATCGAATGGACCATCCGCGCCGCGCGCGAGTCCGGGTGCTGCGACACCGTGCTGGTGTCGACCGACGGCCAGGATATCGCCGACAAGGCCATCGAAGCGGGTGCGTTCGTGCCCTGGCTGCGGCCTGCCCACCTGTCGGACGACAAGGCGTCGTCGATATCCGTCGTGCTGCACGCACTGGAGCAGTTTCCAGCAAGGACGGTGATCCTGCTGCAGCCGACCTCTCCGCTACGCACTGCGACCGACATCTCGGCCTGCTTCGATCTTCACGTGGCGACGGGACGGCCGGTGGTTTCGGTCTCCCCGGCAAAGCCGTGGCTGTTTGCCAAGGCCGCGGATGGCCGGATCAGCCCTGCGCTCGAATTTGCCGCCCAGCGTCAGGACGCCGAGTTCGTCGCACCCAACGGGGCGGTCTATGTGTTCGACGCCGATTACCTGCGGTCGGGCAGGACATGGTGGGAGGACGCGGTCGCCTATACGATGCCGGTCGAGCGGTCGATCGACATCGATACGCCCCACGATCTCGCCGTCGCGAAAGCGCTCTTCGCTTAG
- a CDS encoding aromatic amino acid transaminase, translating into MFETLQPAAPDKILALIGLFRDDPRPNKVDLGVGVYKDPEGRTPVMRAVRAAERRLYDEQGSKSYVGLAGDPGFNTAMVSLVFGPGADTSRLRAVQAPGGSGALRVIAELLHRSRPQATVWISDPTWPNHVPILNAAGLKTASYPYFDAATGTVRFDAMMAALGDAAAGDVVLLHGCCHNPTGADLTHAQWSALADLLVERQLFPFVDIAYQGFGDGLDADAAGLRLLAARVPELAAASSCSKNLSVYRDRVGAAILLGRTPAEADTALSQLLSVARGMYSMPPDHGAAVVRIILSDPALRAEWEGELDEIRARMIRLREGFADALRRQSNSDRFDFVARHRGMFSRLGLTVEQVARLREKHGVYMVDDSRINVAGLPDDRLDDLAKAVVSVLD; encoded by the coding sequence ATGTTCGAAACCTTGCAGCCGGCCGCGCCGGACAAGATCCTGGCCCTCATCGGCCTGTTCCGCGACGATCCGCGCCCCAACAAGGTCGACCTGGGCGTCGGCGTCTACAAGGATCCGGAGGGGCGCACGCCTGTCATGCGCGCGGTCCGCGCGGCGGAGCGGAGGCTCTACGACGAGCAGGGCTCGAAGAGCTATGTGGGCCTCGCGGGCGACCCCGGTTTCAACACCGCCATGGTCAGTCTCGTGTTCGGGCCCGGCGCCGACACGTCGCGCCTGCGTGCGGTCCAGGCTCCGGGCGGTTCCGGTGCGCTTCGCGTCATCGCAGAACTGCTGCATCGTTCGCGTCCGCAAGCCACCGTCTGGATTTCCGATCCGACGTGGCCGAACCACGTGCCGATCCTGAATGCGGCCGGGCTGAAGACCGCCTCCTATCCCTATTTCGATGCCGCCACCGGGACGGTGCGTTTCGATGCGATGATGGCGGCGCTCGGCGACGCCGCAGCAGGCGACGTCGTTCTCCTCCACGGCTGCTGCCATAATCCGACCGGCGCAGATCTCACCCATGCCCAGTGGAGCGCGCTCGCGGACCTGCTGGTCGAGCGTCAACTGTTTCCGTTCGTCGATATCGCCTACCAGGGCTTCGGCGACGGCCTCGATGCCGACGCTGCCGGATTGCGCCTGCTCGCCGCCCGGGTGCCGGAACTCGCGGCCGCCTCGAGCTGCTCCAAGAACCTTTCCGTGTACCGCGACCGTGTGGGAGCTGCGATACTTCTCGGCCGCACCCCGGCGGAGGCCGACACGGCGCTCAGCCAATTGCTCTCGGTTGCCCGCGGAATGTATTCGATGCCGCCCGACCATGGCGCTGCGGTGGTGCGCATCATCCTGTCCGATCCGGCGCTTCGCGCCGAATGGGAGGGCGAGCTGGACGAAATCCGCGCGCGCATGATCCGCCTGCGCGAGGGTTTTGCGGATGCGCTCCGCCGACAGTCCAACTCCGACCGGTTCGATTTCGTGGCCCGTCATCGCGGCATGTTCTCGCGTCTTGGCCTGACCGTCGAGCAGGTGGCGCGGCTGCGCGAGAAGCATGGCGTCTACATGGTGGACGACAGTCGCATCAACGTCGCCGGACTGCCGGACGACCGCCTCGACGATCTGGCCAAGGCGGTGGTTTCGGTCCTGGACTGA
- a CDS encoding 2'-deoxycytidine 5'-triphosphate deaminase, translating to MKGPAPNNGANGLRQTGILPDEAIQALFASGALASARPLDGDQIQPASLDLRLGEKAYRVRASFLPGPGSLVADKLDRLKLHEIDLTQGAVLETGCVYIVPLLETLALPSDISASANPKSSTGRLDIFTRVMTDRGQEFDKIAAGYHGPLYIEVSPRTFPIVARAGSRLSQIRFRTGQAMLSEAQLADLHQRETLVAVDQPNITGGGIALSIDLRGGSDDLIGYRGKHHTAVIDVDKRAAHDVLDFWEPLYGRGSGELILDPDEFYILVSREAVHVPPLYAAEMTPFDPLVGEFRVHYAGFFDPGFGHSAAGGTGSRAVLEVRSHEVPFILEHGQIVGRLVYEHMLARPKALYGVDLGSNYQAQNLKLSKHFRS from the coding sequence ATGAAAGGTCCCGCGCCAAACAATGGAGCAAACGGCTTGCGGCAGACAGGCATTCTTCCAGACGAGGCTATCCAGGCGCTGTTCGCCTCCGGTGCGCTGGCCTCGGCGCGGCCTCTTGATGGCGATCAGATCCAGCCGGCCAGCCTCGACCTTCGCCTGGGCGAAAAGGCCTACCGGGTTCGGGCCAGCTTCCTTCCGGGACCCGGCAGCCTGGTCGCCGACAAGTTGGACCGGCTGAAGCTGCACGAGATCGACCTGACCCAGGGCGCAGTCCTGGAGACCGGTTGCGTCTACATCGTGCCGCTGCTGGAGACGCTGGCGCTGCCGTCGGACATCTCGGCTTCGGCCAACCCGAAGAGTTCGACCGGCCGGCTCGATATATTCACCCGCGTCATGACCGATCGCGGCCAGGAGTTCGACAAGATCGCCGCGGGCTATCACGGGCCGCTCTACATCGAGGTCAGCCCGCGGACGTTTCCGATCGTCGCGCGCGCCGGCTCCCGCCTGTCGCAGATCAGGTTCCGCACCGGCCAAGCGATGCTGTCGGAAGCCCAACTCGCCGATCTTCATCAACGCGAGACGCTCGTCGCCGTCGATCAGCCCAACATAACCGGCGGCGGCATCGCACTGTCGATCGACTTGCGCGGCGGCAGCGACGACCTCATCGGCTACCGCGGCAAGCACCACACGGCGGTCATCGACGTCGACAAGCGGGCCGCACATGACGTGCTCGATTTCTGGGAGCCGCTCTACGGTCGCGGCAGCGGCGAGCTGATCCTCGATCCGGACGAGTTCTACATCCTCGTCTCGCGCGAGGCGGTGCACGTGCCGCCCCTCTACGCGGCGGAGATGACTCCCTTCGATCCGCTGGTCGGCGAGTTCCGCGTCCACTATGCAGGCTTCTTCGATCCTGGCTTCGGCCATTCGGCGGCCGGCGGCACCGGCAGCCGCGCCGTCCTCGAGGTGCGCAGCCATGAGGTGCCGTTCATCCTAGAACATGGCCAGATCGTCGGCCGTCTCGTCTACGAGCACATGCTGGCGCGGCCGAAGGCGCTCTACGGGGTCGACCTGGGCTCGAACTACCAGGCGCAGAACCTCAAACTGTCGAAGCATTTTCGGTCCTGA
- a CDS encoding O-succinylhomoserine sulfhydrylase produces MSKIEKSWRPQTALVHGGTLRSEFGETSEAIYLTQGFVYDTAEAAEARFKGETQGFVYSRYANPTVDMFERRMCALEGAEEARAAGSGMAAVAMALLCSLKAGDHVIAARAMFGSCRWIIETLMPRYGIESTLVDGTDIANWEKAVRPNTKLFFLESPTNPTLEVIDIAAVAKIARAIDARLVVDNVFATPLQQKPLELGAHVVVYSATKHIDGQGRCLGGVVLSDKKWIDENLHDYFRHTGPSLSPFNAWTLLKGLETLPVRVKQQTESAARLADFLAEHKSIARLIYPGRPDHPQADLIKRQMRGGSTLICLDVEGGKAEAFRFVNGLKIVKISNNLGDAKSLITHPATTTHKNLTDEARAELGIGAGTLRLSVGLEDVDDLLEDLDAALRAA; encoded by the coding sequence ATGAGCAAGATCGAGAAGAGCTGGCGGCCACAGACCGCCTTGGTCCACGGCGGCACGCTGCGGTCGGAATTCGGTGAAACGTCGGAGGCGATCTACCTGACGCAGGGCTTCGTCTACGACACGGCGGAAGCTGCGGAGGCGCGCTTCAAGGGCGAGACCCAAGGCTTCGTCTACTCGCGCTACGCCAACCCCACCGTCGACATGTTCGAACGCCGCATGTGCGCTCTGGAGGGAGCCGAGGAGGCGCGCGCCGCAGGTTCGGGCATGGCCGCGGTCGCCATGGCGCTGCTCTGCAGCCTCAAGGCCGGCGACCATGTGATCGCAGCGCGTGCCATGTTCGGCTCCTGTCGCTGGATCATCGAGACGCTGATGCCGCGTTACGGGATCGAGTCGACACTGGTCGACGGAACCGACATCGCCAACTGGGAAAAGGCGGTGCGTCCGAACACCAAGCTCTTCTTCCTCGAAAGCCCCACCAACCCGACCCTGGAGGTCATCGACATCGCGGCCGTCGCGAAGATCGCGCGTGCGATCGACGCCCGGCTGGTCGTCGACAACGTTTTCGCGACACCGCTGCAGCAGAAGCCGCTGGAACTTGGCGCCCACGTCGTCGTGTACTCGGCAACCAAGCATATCGATGGCCAGGGCCGCTGCCTCGGCGGCGTCGTTCTCTCCGACAAGAAATGGATCGACGAGAACCTGCACGACTATTTCCGGCATACGGGCCCCAGCCTTTCGCCGTTCAATGCATGGACGTTGCTGAAGGGCCTCGAGACGCTGCCGGTGCGCGTCAAGCAGCAGACCGAAAGCGCTGCCCGCCTCGCCGACTTCCTCGCCGAACACAAATCGATCGCGCGGCTCATCTATCCGGGCCGGCCCGACCATCCGCAGGCAGATCTGATCAAGCGGCAGATGCGAGGCGGCTCGACGCTGATATGTCTGGACGTCGAGGGCGGCAAAGCCGAGGCGTTCCGCTTCGTCAACGGGCTGAAGATCGTCAAGATCTCCAACAATCTCGGCGACGCCAAGAGCCTGATCACGCATCCGGCCACGACCACGCACAAGAACCTGACGGACGAGGCGCGGGCGGAGCTCGGCATCGGCGCAGGAACACTTCGGCTTTCGGTCGGCCTGGAAGACGTGGACGACCTGCTCGAGGATCTGGATGCGGCGCTGCGGGCAGCCTGA
- the apaG gene encoding Co2+/Mg2+ efflux protein ApaG, translated as MYRAVTRQIEVSVEPFYLVDRSAPEERRYFWAYRVTIDNQSAEFVQLLSRYWHITDGTGRIEEVRGPGVVGEQPELNPGDSYQYTSGCPLSTPSGIMVGHYTMRNASGEMFNIDIPAFSLDLPDRSRTVN; from the coding sequence ATGTACCGTGCCGTCACGCGCCAGATCGAAGTCAGTGTCGAGCCATTCTATCTCGTCGATCGGTCGGCTCCCGAAGAGAGACGCTACTTCTGGGCCTACCGCGTGACGATCGACAACCAGTCGGCTGAATTCGTCCAGCTGCTTTCGCGATACTGGCACATCACCGACGGGACGGGACGCATCGAGGAGGTGCGCGGGCCCGGCGTGGTCGGAGAGCAACCGGAACTCAATCCCGGAGACAGCTATCAGTACACGTCGGGCTGCCCGCTTTCCACGCCCTCGGGAATCATGGTTGGCCACTACACCATGCGCAATGCCAGCGGCGAGATGTTCAACATCGACATCCCCGCCTTCTCGCTGGATCTGCCGGACCGGTCGCGGACGGTGAACTGA